One window from the genome of Tachypleus tridentatus isolate NWPU-2018 chromosome 11, ASM421037v1, whole genome shotgun sequence encodes:
- the LOC143232182 gene encoding paired amphipathic helix protein Sin3a-like: MKGAQDNPSLQGSVSTDETPTSASLVSILNSLSSTQPSVHILGESTSTTQYRNIVTSCETSSVANVVNIGSVNSLSTAVGNLRNNSSVFNQQTAAVPVRTLINPPTLKPSPHRQPFALAQDQVGITLPTIEKLELTSGVSNVVHSLQSRIGSTGMPLAGHHQPQNSAASPAAHSLQAHHQQLPVHLQNQSPVQSHIHNPPAQQQQFQRLKVEDALSYLDQVKFKFGSQPQVYNDFLDIMKEFKSQSIDTPGVIQRVSNLFRGHPELIIGFNTFLPPGYKIEVQANEQVNVSMPGAGTCTVTPQPPPNTTSTSVSSFTPVTNTQSVTNSGTLVTGINVSYTTPDKNCQQSVSSVSVHSSIPNQQSNQQSAESSMASPPHSPDESLSTSTTPKANQPVEFNHAINYVNKIKNRFQGQPDIYKQFLEILHTYQKEQRNLKEGVHTTTKPLTEAQVYSQVAKLFQNQEDLLQEFGHFLPDANGAAAILPPPKPVNNDHTPAVKKTTFAKPPTSVGNTNNQIKAPQVVKRPLPSVPHQPAKKPRMTSLKDVTLAEAGKCGTLNEFAFFDNVRKALRSQEAYENFLRCLLLYNQEIVSRTELVQLVTPFLSKYQELFKWFRNFLDHKDTSSGIVLEPVPPKVVNHERERISGDLAMEIDYSSCKRYGASYRALPKNYVHPKCSGRTTLCKEVLNDTWVSFPSWSEDSTFVSSRKTQYEEYIYRCEDERFELDVVLETNLSTVHVLEALQKKIIRMTPEERARLRLDDTLGGSSSVIHQRAIKKVYGDKAADIIEGLKKNPVVAVPLVVKRLKTKEEEWRLAQKSFNKMWRDQNEKYYLKSLDHQGLTFKQNDVKCLRSKNLLNEIETIFEERHEQVEEGTEEVTSGPHLSVMYSDKSVLEDAANLIIHHVKRQTGIHKEDKQKIKLFMRHFIPDFFSVPRGELSDDENEREDDSQTEESKPCDQESSGKHTSDDGSKNSVGGLEKRSSYTQQKGTSNMKENKENILESHKEGNVSHFIKELAKDISPSDNDRNTSRWEAKQSPKDDYQVDIDSSDSDGSYAVLFANNNWYLFLRLHNILSERLAKIYNKASQLAEEEQREKKERKESTALSLRLRPKPDVEVEDYKPAFLEMVKNLLDGNMESNQYEDTLREMFGIDAYLAFTMDRVVQNAVRQLQHVVSDEICTQCMDLYLQESKNEATGGTFYSMSMQHIAAENAYRKKAEQLFSEENCFKIVLYKNEGKLSFELLDTDGSEDRGDERWSENSEKYTAEEDTISDELKEQLSKKPVFLHRNIRTRQQQKAKQRQNFEQNVRKQESEKYKETCLKKEEAYTNEENSLITKENISKSLDLDNSCAKKNEESTDIGKNNECLFDVDSYKTVIVVPNESYLYKRMALKKARFTHQQVSRRLNKKFHQWHGKWLELCVTNDMKTACQKWLLGEREDLIRCRTVCEEKNDPTKPPYAPYNHYRLQKSEKEM, translated from the coding sequence CCCCATAGGCAACCATTTGCTCTTGCTCAGGATCAAGTAGGCATAACCCTACCTACAATTGAGAAGCTAGAATTAACTAGCGGTGTGTCCAATGTTGTTCACTCTTTACAGTCACGAATTGGGTCTACTGGAATGCCTCTAGCTGGTCACCACCAACCCCAAAATTCTGCTGCAAGCCCAGCAGCTCATTCTTTACAAGCCCACCACCAGCAACTTCCAGTACATTTACAGAACCAGTCACCTGTTCAATCTCACATTCATAACCCACCAGCTCAACAACAGCAATTCCAACGGTTAAAGGTAGAAGATGCACTTTCTTATCTTGATCAGGTTAAGTTTAAGTTTGGTAGCCAACCACAGGTATACAATGATTTTTTGGATATAATGAAGGAATTTAAGTCGCAGAGTATTGACACACCTGGCGTAATTCAGCGAGTTTCTAACCTGTTTAGAGGGCATCCTGAGTTGATAATTGGgtttaatacatttttacctcCAGGTTACAAGATTGAGGTTCAAGCAAATGAGCAGGTGAATGTTAGCATGCCAGGGGCAGGAACATGTACTGTGACACCTCAGCCCCCACCcaacacaacatcaacatcagTTTCATCATTTACACCTGTAACTAATACACAGAGTGTTACTAATTCTGGAACGTTAGTAACAGGCATTAATGTGTCATACACTACTCCAGACAAAAACTGCCAACAGTCAGTGTCAAGTGTAAGTGTTCATTCTTCAATTCCAAATCAACAGTCTAATCAACAGTCAGCAGAAAGTTCTATGGCAAGTCCTCCTCATTCACCAGATGAATCCTTAAGTACATCAACTACCCCAAAAGCAAACCAACCAGTTGAGTTTAATCATGCTATAAATTACGTCAATAAGATTAAGAATCGATTTCAAGGACAGCCTGATATCTACAAGCAGTTTTTAGAGATCTTGCACACTTATCAGAAAGAACAAAGGAACCTCAAAGAGGGAGTACATACTACTACAAAGCCATTGACAGAAGCTCAGGTTTACTCACAAGTagctaaattatttcaaaaccaaGAAGATTTGCTTCAGGAGTTTGGTCATTTTTTACCTGATGCTAATGGAGCAGCTGCTATCCTTCCTCCCCCAAAACCAGTGAATAATGATCACACACcagcagtaaaaaaaacaacttttgccAAACCTCCTACAAGTGTAGGTAATACCAATAACCAAATAAAGGCACCTCAAGTTGTTAAACGGCCTCTCCCATCTGTACCACATCAACCAGCTAAAAAACCTCGAATGACAAGTTTGAAAGATGTTACCCTTGCAGAAGCAGGTAAATGTGGAACATTAAATGAATTTGCTTTTTTTGATAATGTTCGTAAAGCTCTACGAAGTCAGGAAGCTTATGAGAACTTTCTGAGATGTCTTCTTTTATATAACCAGGAAATTGTATCAAGAACAGAGCTAGTACAGTTGGTGACACCTTTTTTGTCAAAGTATCAGGAATTATTTAAATGGTTTAGAAATTTTTTAGATCATAAAGACACATCTTCAGGAATAGTTCTGGAACCTGTTCCACCCAAAGTTGTTAATCATGAGAGGGAGCGAATTAGTGGTGATCTCGCGATGGAAATTGATTATTCTTCTTGCAAAAGGTATGGAGCCAGTTACAGAGCACTACCAAAAAATTATGTGCATCCTAAATGTAGTGGTCGTACAACTCTTTGTAAGGAAGTTTTAAATGACACTTGGGTGTCATTTCCTTCTTGGTCAGAAGACTCGACATTTGTGAGCTCTAGGAAAACCCAGtatgaagagtatatatatagatGTGAGGATGAAAGATTTGAATTAGATGTTGTTTTGGAAACAAATTTATCTACAGTACATGTACTAGAAGCTctccagaaaaaaattattagaatgACACCTGAAGAGAGAGCCCGCTTAAGGTTAGATGATACACTTGGAGGATCATCTTCTGTTATTCATCAAAGGGCCATTAAAAAGGTGTATGGAGACAAGGCAGCAGATATTATAGAGGGTTTGAAGAAGAATCCTGTGGTAGCAGTACCTCTTGTTGTGAAaaggttaaaaacaaaagaagaagaaTGGCGACTAGctcaaaaaagttttaataaaatgtggCGAGATCAAAATGAAAAGTATTACCTTAAGTCTTTAGATCATCAAGGTCTCACTTTTAAGCAAAATGATGTGAAATGTTTAAGATCAAAAAATTTGCTTAATGAGATAGAAACTATTTTTGAGGAGAGACATGAACAGGTTGAAGAGGGAACAGAAGAAGTTACTTCTGGACCACATTTGTCAGTAATGTACAGTGATAAATCTGTTCTTGAAGATGCAGCTAATTTGATCATACATCATGTGAAGCGACAAACAGGTATACATAAAGAAGACAAGcagaaaataaagttattcatGAGACATTTTATTCCAGATTTCTTTTCAGTGCCTCGAGGAGAGCTAAGTGATGACGAAAATGAACGAGAAGATGATTCGCAAACTGAGGAGAGTAAGCCTTGTGATCAGGAATCTTCAGGAAAACATACATCAGATGATGGTAGTAAAAACAGTGTGGGAGGTCTAGAAAAAAGAAGTAGTTATACCCAGCAAAAAGGAACAAgtaatatgaaagaaaacaaagaaaacattttggaatCTCATAAAGAAGGGAATGTATCTCACTTTATAAAAGAATTGGCAAAAGATATTTCTCCTTCAGACAATGATAGGAATACTTCTAGGTGGGAAGCTAAACAGTCTCCAAAAGATGATTATCAGGTAGATATTGATAGCTCTGATTCAGATGGGTCGTATGCTGTTCTTTTTGCTAACAATAATTGGTATCTCTTCCTTAGACTGCATAATATTCTTAGTGAACGTTTAGCAAAGATTTATAATAAAGCTTCACAGTTAGCCGAGGAGGAACAAAGGGAAAAGAAGGAAAGAAAAGAATCAACAGCACTTTCATTAAGGCTTCGGCCAAAACCAGATGTAGAAGTTGAAGATTATAAGCCAGCTTTTTTAGAAATGGTGAAAAACCTATTAGATGGTAACATGGAAAGCAATCAGTATGAAGATACTTTACGAGAAATGTTTGGAATAGATGCTTACCTTGCTTTCACAATGGATAGGGTTGTACAAAATGCAGTACGTCAGTTACAACATGTTGTTTCTGATGAAATTTGTACACAGTGTATGGATTTGTACTTGCAAGAATCAAAGAACGAAGCTACGGGTGGTACTTTCTATTCTATGTCTATGCAACATATTGCAGCTGAAAATGCTTACAGGAAGAAAGCAGAACAGCTATTTAGTGAAGAAAATtgctttaaaatagttttatataaaaatgaggGAAAACTGTCCTTTGAATTGTTAGATACAGATGGTTCTGAAGACAGAGGAGATGAAAGATGGTCTGAAAATTCAGAGAAGTATACTGCAGAAGAAGATACCATATCTGATGAGTTGAAGGAACAGCTGTCTAAGAAACCTGTTTTTTTACATCGTAACATCAGAACTCGTCAACAACAGAAAGCAAAACAGAGACAGAATTTTGAACAGAATGTGCGGAAACAAGAAAGTGAAAAATACAAGGAAACTTGTTTGAAAAAGGAAGAAGCCTACACCAATGAGGAAAATAGTCTAATAACAAaggaaaatatttctaaaagtcTAGACCTTGACAATTCATGtgcaaaaaaaaatgaagaaagtaCAGATATCGGTAAGAATAATGAGTGTTTGTTTGATGTTGATTcttataaaacagttattgtgGTTCCCAATGAAAGCTACCTGTATAAACGGATGGCCCTTAAAAAGGCAAGGTTTACTCATCAACAAGTTTCAAGAAGACTCAATAAAAAATTTCATCAGTGGCACGGAAAGTGGTTAGAATTGTGTGTTACAAATGACATGAAGACAGCTTGTCAGAAGTGGTTGCTAGGAGAGAGAGAAGACCTAATTAGGTGTCGGACAGtatgtgaagaaaaaaatgaCCCCACAAAACCTCCATATGCACCATACAACCATTACAGGCTACAGAAGAGTGAAAAGGAAATGTAA